From one Triticum urartu cultivar G1812 chromosome 3, Tu2.1, whole genome shotgun sequence genomic stretch:
- the LOC125545812 gene encoding 2-hydroxy-palmitic acid dioxygenase MPO1-like, translating to MAGGGGGFLDLERHFAFYGAYHSNPVNVFIHALFVWPIFLTALLLLHIAAPFPRAAAVFTAVYGAFYVSLDRRSGALAALLCLLCWGASSALAARLGFSLGWKVVLVAQLFCWTMQFIGHGVFEKRAPALVDNLVQALLMAPYFVLLEILHKFAAYEPYPGFHANVQKLIDAKLKEWADKKAKKMS from the exons atggccggcggcggcggcgggttcCTCGACCTGGAGCGGCACTTCGCCTTCTACGGCGCGTACCACAGCAACCCGGTCAACGTCTTCATCCACGCGCTCTTCGTCTGGCCCATCTTCCTCACCGCCCTCCTGCTCCTCCACATCGCCGCCCCGTTCCCGCGCGCCGCCGCGGTCTTCACCGCCGTCTACGGGGCCTTCTACGTCTCCCTCGACCGCCGCTCGGGCGCGCTCGCCGCCCTCCTCTGCCTCCTCTGCTGGGGCGCCAGctccgccctcgccgcccgcctcgGCTTCTCCCTCGGATGGAAG GTGGTATTGGTAGCTCAGCTGTTCTGTTGGACTATGCAATTCATTGGCCATGGAGTTTTTGAG AAGCGGGCACCTGCTCTAGTTGACAATCTTGTCCAGGCTTTGTTGATGGCCCCATATTTCGTGCTTCTAGAG ATTCTCCACAAGTTTGCCGCTTACGAACCGTATCCTGGCTTCCATGCCAATGTGCAAAAGCTGATTGACGCCAAACTCAAGGAGTGGGCGGACAAGAAAGCAAAGAAGATGTCATGA